A portion of the Carya illinoinensis cultivar Pawnee chromosome 11, C.illinoinensisPawnee_v1, whole genome shotgun sequence genome contains these proteins:
- the LOC122283024 gene encoding uncharacterized protein LOC122283024 isoform X4 codes for MDLKHKGITWVGNFFQKLEAVCQEDVLPPLVDPVECQAQVVALKSNDAINTYLKAMMGDEENHVDVIKQSHVEPNADDHLKKQLPDTSSKLCLINQNIPPTSVDCLEVEEIVPSPQEIDDIMTDENPNVSAEENATEESLTEVLELFSLNDKEPFGASFSCEFSESNHQNTFGVVTEVPPASSFHCVEFQSPPKMGTVTDCREEDSQSMSDVSSMNTSSESAFSVISDEKTIVEMKLVCSGSSLAAESCSLPGKLPDNSLYAASCNNHGDCICHSSSKLPSSAPAPVIPCKEKADKLGHDSSSSILLAESIEEDTSSIREIQESSGNRHIHFRESAQGPSYDLNKDINDSSMETVKLCDEVKLDESCVIVEPSELYAVSRRVRKLRSYRKRIQDAFASKKRLAEEYEQLAVWYGDVDMGSSKDSLQSMPATPLDLKNLPIQQACDSDWEFL; via the exons ATGGATCTGAAACATAAAGGTATAACCTGGGTTGGGAACTTTTTCCAGAAGCTTGAAGCTGTGTGCCAAGAG GATGTACTTCCTCCTTTAGTGGATCCTGTTGAGTGTCAAGCACAAGTTGTGGCTCTGAAAAGCAATGATGCGATTAACACCTATTTGAAGGCAATGATGGGTGATGAGGAAAATCATGTAGATGTCATCAAGCAGTCGCACGTGGAACCCAATGCAGATGATCATTTGAAGAAGCAGCTGCCAGACACTTCAAGTAAGCTTTGCCTTATAAATCAAAACATACCTCCAACTTCTGTTGATTGCCTTGAAGTGGAAGAGATTGTCCCATCTCCTCAAGAGATTGATGATATTATGACAGATGAAAACCCAAATGTGAGTGCTGAAGAAAACGCCACAGAGGAGTCTTTAACTGAGGTGTTGGAGTTATTTTCTCTGAATGATAAAGAGCCCTTTGGAGCATCATTTTCTTGTGAGTTCAGTGAAAGTAATCATCAAAATACATTTGGAGTTGTGACTGAGGTTCCGCCAGCATCTTCATTTCATTGTGTGGAGTTCCAATCCCCTCCGAAAATGGGAACAGTTACTGACTGCCGTGAAGAAGACAGTCAGAGCATGTCTGATGTCTCAAGTATGAATACTTCTTCTGAATCAGCCTTTTCAGTTATATCTGATGAGAAAACTATAGTGGAGATGAAACTCGTGTGCTCTGGCAGTTCCCTAGCAGCAGAGTCTTGTAGCCTGCCTGGGAAATTACCTGACAACTCCCTGTATGCAGCATCTTGTAATAATCATGGGGATTGTATTTGTCATAGTTCCAGTAAACTCCCCTCTTCTGCACCTGCCCCAGTTATCCCCTGTAAGGAAAAGGCAGACAAATTAGGACATGATTCTTCCAGCAGTATCCTACTAGCGGAATCCATTG AGGAAGACACTTCCAGCATTAGGGAAATTCAAGAATCATCTGGAAATAGGCATATTCATTTCAGGGAATCTGCTCAAG GACCTTCATATGACTTGAACAAAGATATTAATGATTCTAGCATGGAAACTGTCAAATTGTGTGATGAGGTGAAGCTTGATGAAAGCTGTGTCATTGTAGAACCTAGTGAACTTTATGCTGTCTCTCGCAGAGTCCGAAAGCTCAGATCATACagg aaaaggattCAAGATGCGTTTGCTTCGAAAAAGAGATTGGCAGAGGAATATGAACAGCTAGCTGTTTGGTATGGAGATGTTGATATGGGGTCTAGCAAAGACAGCTTGCAATCTATGCCTGCCACACCTTTAGATTTGAAGAATTTGCCAATACAGCAGGCTTGCGACTCCGACTGGGAGTTTCTGTAG
- the LOC122283024 gene encoding uncharacterized protein LOC122283024 isoform X5: MDLKHKGITWVGNFFQKLEAVCQEVDDIVNKDTVKYVENQLQTMGGSVKKFCSDVVQDVLPPLVDPVECQAQVVALKSNDAINTYLKAMMGDEENHVDVIKQSHVEPNADDHLKKQLPDTSNENPNVSAEENATEESLTEVLELFSLNDKEPFGASFSCEFSESNHQNTFGVVTEVPPASSFHCVEFQSPPKMGTVTDCREEDSQSMSDVSSMNTSSESAFSVISDEKTIVEMKLVCSGSSLAAESCSLPGKLPDNSLYAASCNNHGDCICHSSSKLPSSAPAPVIPCKEKADKLGHDSSSSILLAESIEEDTSSIREIQESSGNRHIHFRESAQGPSYDLNKDINDSSMETVKLCDEVKLDESCVIVEPSELYAVSRRVRKLRSYRKRIQDAFASKKRLAEEYEQLAVWYGDVDMGSSKDSLQSMPATPLDLKNLPIQQACDSDWEFL; encoded by the exons ATGGATCTGAAACATAAAGGTATAACCTGGGTTGGGAACTTTTTCCAGAAGCTTGAAGCTGTGTGCCAAGAGGTAGATGATATTGTCAACAAG GATACagtaaaatatgttgaaaaccaGTTGCAAACTATGGGTGGAAGTGTGAAAAAGTTTTGTTCTGATGTTGTTCAGGATGTACTTCCTCCTTTAGTGGATCCTGTTGAGTGTCAAGCACAAGTTGTGGCTCTGAAAAGCAATGATGCGATTAACACCTATTTGAAGGCAATGATGGGTGATGAGGAAAATCATGTAGATGTCATCAAGCAGTCGCACGTGGAACCCAATGCAGATGATCATTTGAAGAAGCAGCTGCCAGACACTTCAA ATGAAAACCCAAATGTGAGTGCTGAAGAAAACGCCACAGAGGAGTCTTTAACTGAGGTGTTGGAGTTATTTTCTCTGAATGATAAAGAGCCCTTTGGAGCATCATTTTCTTGTGAGTTCAGTGAAAGTAATCATCAAAATACATTTGGAGTTGTGACTGAGGTTCCGCCAGCATCTTCATTTCATTGTGTGGAGTTCCAATCCCCTCCGAAAATGGGAACAGTTACTGACTGCCGTGAAGAAGACAGTCAGAGCATGTCTGATGTCTCAAGTATGAATACTTCTTCTGAATCAGCCTTTTCAGTTATATCTGATGAGAAAACTATAGTGGAGATGAAACTCGTGTGCTCTGGCAGTTCCCTAGCAGCAGAGTCTTGTAGCCTGCCTGGGAAATTACCTGACAACTCCCTGTATGCAGCATCTTGTAATAATCATGGGGATTGTATTTGTCATAGTTCCAGTAAACTCCCCTCTTCTGCACCTGCCCCAGTTATCCCCTGTAAGGAAAAGGCAGACAAATTAGGACATGATTCTTCCAGCAGTATCCTACTAGCGGAATCCATTG AGGAAGACACTTCCAGCATTAGGGAAATTCAAGAATCATCTGGAAATAGGCATATTCATTTCAGGGAATCTGCTCAAG GACCTTCATATGACTTGAACAAAGATATTAATGATTCTAGCATGGAAACTGTCAAATTGTGTGATGAGGTGAAGCTTGATGAAAGCTGTGTCATTGTAGAACCTAGTGAACTTTATGCTGTCTCTCGCAGAGTCCGAAAGCTCAGATCATACagg aaaaggattCAAGATGCGTTTGCTTCGAAAAAGAGATTGGCAGAGGAATATGAACAGCTAGCTGTTTGGTATGGAGATGTTGATATGGGGTCTAGCAAAGACAGCTTGCAATCTATGCCTGCCACACCTTTAGATTTGAAGAATTTGCCAATACAGCAGGCTTGCGACTCCGACTGGGAGTTTCTGTAG
- the LOC122283027 gene encoding UBP1-associated protein 2C-like produces the protein MDPTKKRKLDENGVAPSAENDSSHPKLTPEDVRKIVDRIDKDKLIDIVAAAASRHADVLDGVRSLADSDASQRKLFIRGLGWDTTTDGLRSLFSSYGELEEAVVILDKQTGKSKGYGFVTFKHVDGAFLALKEPSKRIDGRVTVTQLAAAGNSGNIANANSGDVSMRKIYVWEVPHDMSPDKLLSHFSSYGEIEEGPLGFDRFTGKSKGFALFVYKTAEGAQMALANPVKTIDGRQLNCKLANADGKKGKQGGPPGQVGPDGVPGQLSGTGNDGMGMGMGMGMGMGMAQGPIPGSQYGGPGSIGTYGAFPGAPPMGNHPLNSSSLGGPGLSSVNSQAPSSLGGTAGYGTGLAGPYGGYGGIGGTSGGLGAGASAGGSSSLYRFPPSSGGMPSGGYPDSAHYSLTSSAGYPTQHHQPAGTSPVPRVPPGGGMYPNVPHYF, from the coding sequence ATGGACCCAACAAAGAAGCGTAAGCTCGACGAGAATGGTGTCGCCCCCTCCGCAGAAAACGACTCCTCCCACCCGAAACTCACCCCCGAAGACGTCCGCAAAATAGTCGACCGCATCGACAAGGACAAGCTCATCGATATCGTGGCGGCCGCTGCTTCACGCCACGCCGACGTCCTGGACGGTGTCCGATCCCTCGCCGATTCCGATGCCTCCCAGCGCAAGCTCTTCATCCGCGGCCTCGGCTGGGACACTACCACGGATGGCCTCCGCAGCCTCTTCTCCTCCTACGGCGAGCTGGAGGAGGCCGTTGTCATCCTCGACAAGCAGACCGGTAAGTCTAAGGGCTACGGCTTCGTCACCTTCAAGCACGTAGACGGCGCGTTCCTCGCTCTGAAGGAGCCCAGCAAGCGGATCGATGGTCGCGTGACCGTTACGCAGCTCGCCGCCGCAGGGAACTCTGGTAACATCGCAAACGCGAACTCAGGAGACGTGTCGATGCGGAAGATTTACGTCTGGGAGGTTCCGCACGACATGTCTCCGGATAAGCTGTTGTCCCACTTCTCGTCGTACGGGGAGATCGAAGAGGGGCCTTTGGGGTTCGACAGGTTCACTGGGAAGTCGAAGGGCTTCGCGCTCTTCGTGTATAAGACCGCCGAGGGAGCACAGATGGCGTTGGCTAATCCGGTGAAGACGATCGACGGGAGGCAGTTGAATTGTAAATTGGCGAACGCAGATGGGAAGAAAGGAAAGCAAGGAGGGCCGCCCGGCCAAGTCGGGCCAGATGGTGTTCCGGGCCAGCTTTCGGGTACTGGGAATGACGGGATGGGTATGGGTATGGGTATGGGTATGGGAATGGGAATGGCGCAGGGTCCGATTCCAGGGTCGCAGTACGGCGGGCCAGGCTCAATCGGCACGTATGGAGCGTTTCCTGGTGCACCGCCGATGGGGAATCATCCATTGAACTCGTCCTCGTTGGGTGGACCAGGGTTGTCTTCAGTTAATAGCCAGGCGCCATCGTCTTTGGGTGGGACTGCTGGCTATGGTACTGGGCTAGCTGGGCCGTATGGTGGGTATGGGGGCATTGGTGGGACTAGTGGGGGTTTGGGCGCTGGTGCTTCTGCGGGTGGGTCGTCTTCGTTGTATAGATTTCCGCCAAGTTCGGGGGGAATGCCCTCTGGTGGGTATCCGGACAGTGCGCATTATAGCTTGACGTCATCGGCGGGGTATCCGACTCAGCACCACCAGCCAGCGGGAACCTCGCCGGTGCCAAGGGTTCCACCTGGTGGAGGAATGTACCCTAACGTACCGCATTATTTTTGA
- the LOC122283028 gene encoding protein trichome birefringence-like 31 codes for MMKQLWIDRRIQSLFPVALVSLLVVGTARLVLDNLKSNHSQAFQLYGRARAEKHRIPVVISPKDRIEEGCNVFEGEWVWDNESYPFYTEESCPYLVKQVTCRRNGRPDSFYKNWRWQPNGCDLPRFDALKLLQILRGKRLMFIGDSVQRAQFESMVCLVQSVIPEGKKSLRRVPPMKIFRVEEFDASIEYYWAPFIVESNSDHATNHTVLKRSVKLDSIAKHGKQWEGVDVLVFQSYVWWMYKPLINATFGSPNHVKEYNVTTAYRLALETWASWIDSTINPQTQTVFFMSLSPTHLWSWEWKPGSDGNCFNESYPIQGPYWGSGSSLQIMEIVHDTMQQLKRNVTLLNITQLSEFRKDAHTSIYGERKGKLLTKEQRSDPKHFADCIHWCLPGVPDTWNEILYAYLLKNHHNY; via the exons ATGATGAAGCAGCTCTGGATTGATCGCCGGATCCAATCCCTCTTCCCTGTTGCATTGGTATCTCTTCTAGTCGTAGGAACTGCACGGCTAGTCCTCGATAACTTGAAGAGCAACCACAGCCAGGCTTTCCAGTTATATGGCAGGGCAAGAGCAGAAAAGCATAGGATACCAGTTGTTATTTCTCCCAAGGATCGTATTGAAGAAGGATGCAATGTCTTTGAAGGGGAATGGGTGTGGGACAATGAGTCCTATCCTTTTTATACAGAAGAGAGCTGCCCCTACTTGGTTAAACAGGTGACTTGCCGAAGGAATGGGAGACCCGATTCCTTCTATAAGAATTGGAGGTGGCAGCCTAATGGATGTGATCTCCCAAG GTTCGATGCATTGAAGTTGTTGCAGATCTTGAGGGGTAAAAGACTGATGTTTATTGGAGACTCTGTACAGAGAGCTCAGTTTGAATCAATGGTCTGTTTAGTACAGTCTGTAATTCCTGAAGGAAAGAAGTCCCTTCGAAGAGTTCCCCCCATGAAGATCTTCAGAGTTGAG GAATTTGATGCATCCATTGAGTATTACTGGGCGCCATTTATCGTTGAGTCCAACTCAGATCATGCAACAAATCATACTGTATTAAAACGGTCGGTCAAGCTTGATTCCATAGCTAAGCATGGCAAACAGTGGGAAGGAGTTGATGTGTTGGTATTTCAGAGCTATGTATGGTGGATGTACAAGCCTCTGATCAATGCAAC ATTTGGGTCTCCAAATCATGTTAAAGAATATAATGTGACCACGGCGTACAGATTGGCTTTAGAAACTTGGGCAAGTTGGATAGATTCCACGATCAATCCTCAAACTCAAACGGTGTTCTTCATGAGTTTGTCTCCGACACACCTGTG GAGCTGGGAATGGAAGCCTGGAAGTGATGGAAACTGCTTCAATGAGTCGTACCCAATCCAAGGTCCATACTGGGGCAGTGGTTCAAGCCTCCAGATCATGGAGATAGTACACGACACAATGCAACAATTAAAACGCAACGTAACACTCTTGAATATTACACAGTTGTCTGAGTTTCGAAAGGATGCTCATACATCAATTTATGGGGAACGTAAGGGCAAGCTCTTGACCAAGGAACAGAGATCTGATCCGAAACATTTTGCCGATTGCATACACTGGTGTTTACCAGGCGTCCCTGATACTTGGAACGAAATTTTGTATGCGTATTTGTTGAAAAATCACCACAACTATTAG
- the LOC122283024 gene encoding uncharacterized protein LOC122283024 isoform X2, with translation MDLKHKGITWVGNFFQKLEAVCQEDTVKYVENQLQTMGGSVKKFCSDVVQDVLPPLVDPVECQAQVVALKSNDAINTYLKAMMGDEENHVDVIKQSHVEPNADDHLKKQLPDTSSKLCLINQNIPPTSVDCLEVEEIVPSPQEIDDIMTDENPNVSAEENATEESLTEVLELFSLNDKEPFGASFSCEFSESNHQNTFGVVTEVPPASSFHCVEFQSPPKMGTVTDCREEDSQSMSDVSSMNTSSESAFSVISDEKTIVEMKLVCSGSSLAAESCSLPGKLPDNSLYAASCNNHGDCICHSSSKLPSSAPAPVIPCKEKADKLGHDSSSSILLAESIEEDTSSIREIQESSGNRHIHFRESAQGPSYDLNKDINDSSMETVKLCDEVKLDESCVIVEPSELYAVSRRVRKLRSYRKRIQDAFASKKRLAEEYEQLAVWYGDVDMGSSKDSLQSMPATPLDLKNLPIQQACDSDWEFL, from the exons ATGGATCTGAAACATAAAGGTATAACCTGGGTTGGGAACTTTTTCCAGAAGCTTGAAGCTGTGTGCCAAGAG GATACagtaaaatatgttgaaaaccaGTTGCAAACTATGGGTGGAAGTGTGAAAAAGTTTTGTTCTGATGTTGTTCAGGATGTACTTCCTCCTTTAGTGGATCCTGTTGAGTGTCAAGCACAAGTTGTGGCTCTGAAAAGCAATGATGCGATTAACACCTATTTGAAGGCAATGATGGGTGATGAGGAAAATCATGTAGATGTCATCAAGCAGTCGCACGTGGAACCCAATGCAGATGATCATTTGAAGAAGCAGCTGCCAGACACTTCAAGTAAGCTTTGCCTTATAAATCAAAACATACCTCCAACTTCTGTTGATTGCCTTGAAGTGGAAGAGATTGTCCCATCTCCTCAAGAGATTGATGATATTATGACAGATGAAAACCCAAATGTGAGTGCTGAAGAAAACGCCACAGAGGAGTCTTTAACTGAGGTGTTGGAGTTATTTTCTCTGAATGATAAAGAGCCCTTTGGAGCATCATTTTCTTGTGAGTTCAGTGAAAGTAATCATCAAAATACATTTGGAGTTGTGACTGAGGTTCCGCCAGCATCTTCATTTCATTGTGTGGAGTTCCAATCCCCTCCGAAAATGGGAACAGTTACTGACTGCCGTGAAGAAGACAGTCAGAGCATGTCTGATGTCTCAAGTATGAATACTTCTTCTGAATCAGCCTTTTCAGTTATATCTGATGAGAAAACTATAGTGGAGATGAAACTCGTGTGCTCTGGCAGTTCCCTAGCAGCAGAGTCTTGTAGCCTGCCTGGGAAATTACCTGACAACTCCCTGTATGCAGCATCTTGTAATAATCATGGGGATTGTATTTGTCATAGTTCCAGTAAACTCCCCTCTTCTGCACCTGCCCCAGTTATCCCCTGTAAGGAAAAGGCAGACAAATTAGGACATGATTCTTCCAGCAGTATCCTACTAGCGGAATCCATTG AGGAAGACACTTCCAGCATTAGGGAAATTCAAGAATCATCTGGAAATAGGCATATTCATTTCAGGGAATCTGCTCAAG GACCTTCATATGACTTGAACAAAGATATTAATGATTCTAGCATGGAAACTGTCAAATTGTGTGATGAGGTGAAGCTTGATGAAAGCTGTGTCATTGTAGAACCTAGTGAACTTTATGCTGTCTCTCGCAGAGTCCGAAAGCTCAGATCATACagg aaaaggattCAAGATGCGTTTGCTTCGAAAAAGAGATTGGCAGAGGAATATGAACAGCTAGCTGTTTGGTATGGAGATGTTGATATGGGGTCTAGCAAAGACAGCTTGCAATCTATGCCTGCCACACCTTTAGATTTGAAGAATTTGCCAATACAGCAGGCTTGCGACTCCGACTGGGAGTTTCTGTAG
- the LOC122283024 gene encoding uncharacterized protein LOC122283024 isoform X3: MDLKHKGITWVGNFFQKLEAVCQEVDDIVNKDVLPPLVDPVECQAQVVALKSNDAINTYLKAMMGDEENHVDVIKQSHVEPNADDHLKKQLPDTSSKLCLINQNIPPTSVDCLEVEEIVPSPQEIDDIMTDENPNVSAEENATEESLTEVLELFSLNDKEPFGASFSCEFSESNHQNTFGVVTEVPPASSFHCVEFQSPPKMGTVTDCREEDSQSMSDVSSMNTSSESAFSVISDEKTIVEMKLVCSGSSLAAESCSLPGKLPDNSLYAASCNNHGDCICHSSSKLPSSAPAPVIPCKEKADKLGHDSSSSILLAESIEEDTSSIREIQESSGNRHIHFRESAQGPSYDLNKDINDSSMETVKLCDEVKLDESCVIVEPSELYAVSRRVRKLRSYRKRIQDAFASKKRLAEEYEQLAVWYGDVDMGSSKDSLQSMPATPLDLKNLPIQQACDSDWEFL; this comes from the exons ATGGATCTGAAACATAAAGGTATAACCTGGGTTGGGAACTTTTTCCAGAAGCTTGAAGCTGTGTGCCAAGAGGTAGATGATATTGTCAACAAG GATGTACTTCCTCCTTTAGTGGATCCTGTTGAGTGTCAAGCACAAGTTGTGGCTCTGAAAAGCAATGATGCGATTAACACCTATTTGAAGGCAATGATGGGTGATGAGGAAAATCATGTAGATGTCATCAAGCAGTCGCACGTGGAACCCAATGCAGATGATCATTTGAAGAAGCAGCTGCCAGACACTTCAAGTAAGCTTTGCCTTATAAATCAAAACATACCTCCAACTTCTGTTGATTGCCTTGAAGTGGAAGAGATTGTCCCATCTCCTCAAGAGATTGATGATATTATGACAGATGAAAACCCAAATGTGAGTGCTGAAGAAAACGCCACAGAGGAGTCTTTAACTGAGGTGTTGGAGTTATTTTCTCTGAATGATAAAGAGCCCTTTGGAGCATCATTTTCTTGTGAGTTCAGTGAAAGTAATCATCAAAATACATTTGGAGTTGTGACTGAGGTTCCGCCAGCATCTTCATTTCATTGTGTGGAGTTCCAATCCCCTCCGAAAATGGGAACAGTTACTGACTGCCGTGAAGAAGACAGTCAGAGCATGTCTGATGTCTCAAGTATGAATACTTCTTCTGAATCAGCCTTTTCAGTTATATCTGATGAGAAAACTATAGTGGAGATGAAACTCGTGTGCTCTGGCAGTTCCCTAGCAGCAGAGTCTTGTAGCCTGCCTGGGAAATTACCTGACAACTCCCTGTATGCAGCATCTTGTAATAATCATGGGGATTGTATTTGTCATAGTTCCAGTAAACTCCCCTCTTCTGCACCTGCCCCAGTTATCCCCTGTAAGGAAAAGGCAGACAAATTAGGACATGATTCTTCCAGCAGTATCCTACTAGCGGAATCCATTG AGGAAGACACTTCCAGCATTAGGGAAATTCAAGAATCATCTGGAAATAGGCATATTCATTTCAGGGAATCTGCTCAAG GACCTTCATATGACTTGAACAAAGATATTAATGATTCTAGCATGGAAACTGTCAAATTGTGTGATGAGGTGAAGCTTGATGAAAGCTGTGTCATTGTAGAACCTAGTGAACTTTATGCTGTCTCTCGCAGAGTCCGAAAGCTCAGATCATACagg aaaaggattCAAGATGCGTTTGCTTCGAAAAAGAGATTGGCAGAGGAATATGAACAGCTAGCTGTTTGGTATGGAGATGTTGATATGGGGTCTAGCAAAGACAGCTTGCAATCTATGCCTGCCACACCTTTAGATTTGAAGAATTTGCCAATACAGCAGGCTTGCGACTCCGACTGGGAGTTTCTGTAG
- the LOC122283024 gene encoding uncharacterized protein LOC122283024 isoform X1: MDLKHKGITWVGNFFQKLEAVCQEVDDIVNKDTVKYVENQLQTMGGSVKKFCSDVVQDVLPPLVDPVECQAQVVALKSNDAINTYLKAMMGDEENHVDVIKQSHVEPNADDHLKKQLPDTSSKLCLINQNIPPTSVDCLEVEEIVPSPQEIDDIMTDENPNVSAEENATEESLTEVLELFSLNDKEPFGASFSCEFSESNHQNTFGVVTEVPPASSFHCVEFQSPPKMGTVTDCREEDSQSMSDVSSMNTSSESAFSVISDEKTIVEMKLVCSGSSLAAESCSLPGKLPDNSLYAASCNNHGDCICHSSSKLPSSAPAPVIPCKEKADKLGHDSSSSILLAESIEEDTSSIREIQESSGNRHIHFRESAQGPSYDLNKDINDSSMETVKLCDEVKLDESCVIVEPSELYAVSRRVRKLRSYRKRIQDAFASKKRLAEEYEQLAVWYGDVDMGSSKDSLQSMPATPLDLKNLPIQQACDSDWEFL; encoded by the exons ATGGATCTGAAACATAAAGGTATAACCTGGGTTGGGAACTTTTTCCAGAAGCTTGAAGCTGTGTGCCAAGAGGTAGATGATATTGTCAACAAG GATACagtaaaatatgttgaaaaccaGTTGCAAACTATGGGTGGAAGTGTGAAAAAGTTTTGTTCTGATGTTGTTCAGGATGTACTTCCTCCTTTAGTGGATCCTGTTGAGTGTCAAGCACAAGTTGTGGCTCTGAAAAGCAATGATGCGATTAACACCTATTTGAAGGCAATGATGGGTGATGAGGAAAATCATGTAGATGTCATCAAGCAGTCGCACGTGGAACCCAATGCAGATGATCATTTGAAGAAGCAGCTGCCAGACACTTCAAGTAAGCTTTGCCTTATAAATCAAAACATACCTCCAACTTCTGTTGATTGCCTTGAAGTGGAAGAGATTGTCCCATCTCCTCAAGAGATTGATGATATTATGACAGATGAAAACCCAAATGTGAGTGCTGAAGAAAACGCCACAGAGGAGTCTTTAACTGAGGTGTTGGAGTTATTTTCTCTGAATGATAAAGAGCCCTTTGGAGCATCATTTTCTTGTGAGTTCAGTGAAAGTAATCATCAAAATACATTTGGAGTTGTGACTGAGGTTCCGCCAGCATCTTCATTTCATTGTGTGGAGTTCCAATCCCCTCCGAAAATGGGAACAGTTACTGACTGCCGTGAAGAAGACAGTCAGAGCATGTCTGATGTCTCAAGTATGAATACTTCTTCTGAATCAGCCTTTTCAGTTATATCTGATGAGAAAACTATAGTGGAGATGAAACTCGTGTGCTCTGGCAGTTCCCTAGCAGCAGAGTCTTGTAGCCTGCCTGGGAAATTACCTGACAACTCCCTGTATGCAGCATCTTGTAATAATCATGGGGATTGTATTTGTCATAGTTCCAGTAAACTCCCCTCTTCTGCACCTGCCCCAGTTATCCCCTGTAAGGAAAAGGCAGACAAATTAGGACATGATTCTTCCAGCAGTATCCTACTAGCGGAATCCATTG AGGAAGACACTTCCAGCATTAGGGAAATTCAAGAATCATCTGGAAATAGGCATATTCATTTCAGGGAATCTGCTCAAG GACCTTCATATGACTTGAACAAAGATATTAATGATTCTAGCATGGAAACTGTCAAATTGTGTGATGAGGTGAAGCTTGATGAAAGCTGTGTCATTGTAGAACCTAGTGAACTTTATGCTGTCTCTCGCAGAGTCCGAAAGCTCAGATCATACagg aaaaggattCAAGATGCGTTTGCTTCGAAAAAGAGATTGGCAGAGGAATATGAACAGCTAGCTGTTTGGTATGGAGATGTTGATATGGGGTCTAGCAAAGACAGCTTGCAATCTATGCCTGCCACACCTTTAGATTTGAAGAATTTGCCAATACAGCAGGCTTGCGACTCCGACTGGGAGTTTCTGTAG